One Deinococcus grandis DNA window includes the following coding sequences:
- a CDS encoding threonine aldolase family protein — MTASRPIADLRSDTVTTPTPAMREAMAQAPVGDDVYGEDPTVNELQAEVARLTGHEAGLFMPSGTMTNQVAIALHTRRGEEVICAEGSHIYEWELGMMATFSGVVPRFVPAPLGVPAPEDVRAAIRRSIHQSPSGLISLENTHNKAGGTVIPLDVLAGIRAVATEEGLPLHLDGARVVNAAVALGVPLRDVTGMFDTVSVCLSKGLGAPVGSVLVGSAAQMRQAHRYRKMMGGGMRQAGVLAAAALVALREGPARLAEDHRRTRELAHALVNAGFDVNLSAVQTNIIYATVPDAAAHAARWSEGGVLCNALGPDSVRFVLHHQVDDEALAGAIRVLTA, encoded by the coding sequence ATGACTGCGTCCCGCCCGATTGCCGATCTGCGTTCCGATACCGTCACCACCCCCACGCCCGCCATGCGCGAGGCGATGGCGCAGGCGCCGGTGGGCGACGACGTGTACGGCGAGGACCCGACCGTGAACGAGTTGCAGGCGGAGGTGGCGCGCCTGACCGGGCACGAGGCGGGGCTGTTCATGCCGTCGGGCACGATGACGAATCAGGTGGCGATCGCGCTGCACACCCGCCGGGGCGAGGAGGTCATCTGCGCGGAGGGCTCGCACATCTACGAGTGGGAACTGGGCATGATGGCGACGTTCAGTGGCGTGGTGCCGCGCTTCGTGCCGGCGCCGCTGGGCGTACCCGCCCCGGAGGACGTGCGCGCCGCGATCCGCCGCAGCATCCACCAGTCCCCGAGCGGGTTGATCAGTCTGGAGAACACGCACAACAAGGCGGGCGGGACGGTGATCCCGCTGGACGTGCTGGCGGGTATCCGCGCGGTGGCGACCGAGGAGGGTCTGCCGCTGCACCTGGACGGTGCGCGCGTGGTGAACGCGGCGGTGGCGCTGGGGGTGCCGCTGCGGGACGTGACGGGGATGTTCGACACGGTCAGCGTGTGCCTCAGCAAGGGCCTGGGGGCGCCGGTGGGCAGCGTGCTCGTCGGCAGCGCGGCCCAGATGCGGCAGGCGCACCGCTACCGCAAAATGATGGGCGGCGGCATGCGGCAGGCGGGCGTGCTGGCCGCGGCGGCGCTGGTGGCCCTGCGGGAGGGACCCGCGCGGCTGGCGGAGGATCACCGCCGCACCCGTGAACTGGCCCACGCCCTTGTCAACGCGGGTTTCGACGTGAACCTGAGTGCCGTGCAGACGAACATCATCTACGCCACCGTGCCCGACGCCGCCGCGCACGCGGCCCGCTGGAGTGAGGGGGGCGTCCTGTGCAACGCGCTCGGGCCGGACAGCGTCCGCTTCGTGCTGCACCATCAGGTGGACGACGAGGCCCTGGCGGGCGCGATCCGAGTCCTGACGGCGTAA
- a CDS encoding CPBP family intramembrane glutamic endopeptidase, protein MTVPEPVAPSVPPVPPAEPAGVRAVSGNRAALTLLLVQNVVSAVLMGVGAPLGLALLGAFAVVVLVAFTAFRDTMSALLRDSRWRTPPAWGVALAAFALAFLASRAFVLAFVTLVPSSANAVPQFLSQGADVWVLLLAAGLLIPFAEEVAFRGLLMRGHERAAGFMVAAVTSTLVFSLAHGVPASVVGIIPLAYVLARVVQHTGSLWNGVIVHALNNTIAVGLGTLLAGRLPSDPERATELLSNPALKVPLAVGAALFGTVVLVVLHLWLTPKADPQERSAPGPWLSGAFVIMLLFGLSAGALTLPGVAQWLTDLRGALR, encoded by the coding sequence ATGACCGTTCCAGAGCCTGTCGCGCCCAGTGTGCCGCCCGTTCCGCCTGCCGAACCTGCCGGGGTGCGGGCGGTCAGTGGGAACCGCGCGGCGCTGACGCTGCTGCTGGTGCAGAACGTGGTGTCGGCGGTGCTGATGGGGGTGGGGGCGCCGCTGGGGCTGGCGCTGCTGGGGGCGTTCGCGGTGGTGGTCCTCGTGGCGTTCACGGCGTTCCGGGACACCATGAGTGCGCTGCTGCGGGATTCGCGCTGGCGGACGCCGCCCGCGTGGGGCGTGGCGCTGGCGGCGTTCGCGCTGGCGTTCCTGGCGTCGCGGGCGTTCGTGCTGGCGTTCGTGACATTGGTGCCGTCGTCCGCGAACGCGGTGCCGCAGTTCCTGAGTCAGGGGGCGGACGTGTGGGTGCTGCTGCTCGCGGCGGGCCTCCTGATTCCCTTCGCCGAGGAGGTCGCGTTCCGGGGCCTGTTGATGCGCGGGCACGAGCGGGCGGCGGGCTTCATGGTCGCGGCGGTCACGAGCACGCTGGTGTTCTCGCTGGCGCACGGCGTTCCGGCCAGCGTGGTGGGCATCATTCCGCTGGCGTACGTGCTGGCGAGGGTGGTGCAGCACACGGGCAGCCTGTGGAACGGCGTGATCGTGCACGCGCTGAACAACACCATCGCGGTGGGGCTGGGCACCCTGCTCGCCGGTCGCCTTCCGTCCGATCCGGAGCGGGCGACCGAACTGCTGTCGAACCCGGCCCTGAAGGTGCCGCTGGCGGTCGGTGCGGCGCTGTTCGGGACGGTGGTGCTGGTCGTGCTGCACCTGTGGCTGACCCCGAAGGCGGACCCGCAGGAACGCAGCGCGCCCGGCCCCTGGCTGAGCGGCGCGTTCGTGATCATGCTGCTGTTCGGCCTGAGTGCGGGGGCGCTGACCCTGCCAGGCGTGGCGCAGTGGCTCACGGACCTGCGCGGCGCACTGCGATGA
- a CDS encoding YkvA family protein, with translation MTDPARAGLWARLRAFARHLKAELLALSLAARDPRTPWYARAWALLVLAYALSPIDLIPDFIPVLGQLDDLLLVPAGLWVALRLIPPGVLADARREAAAHPAKLARSAVGAALIVLVYAALVVLAWAWWRARSG, from the coding sequence ATGACCGACCCGGCCCGCGCTGGCCTGTGGGCGCGGCTGCGGGCGTTCGCGCGGCACCTGAAGGCGGAACTGCTCGCCCTGAGCCTCGCGGCGCGCGACCCGCGCACGCCCTGGTACGCGCGGGCGTGGGCGCTGCTGGTCCTCGCGTACGCGCTGAGCCCCATCGACCTGATCCCGGACTTCATCCCGGTGCTGGGGCAGCTGGACGACCTGCTGCTCGTCCCGGCGGGGCTGTGGGTGGCGCTGCGATTGATCCCGCCCGGGGTGCTCGCGGACGCCCGGCGGGAGGCGGCGGCGCACCCGGCGAAACTGGCCCGCAGCGCGGTGGGCGCGGCGCTGATCGTGCTGGTGTACGCCGCGCTGGTCGTGCTGGCGTGGGCGTGGTGGCGCGCCCGCAGCGGCTGA